In Natrinema amylolyticum, the following are encoded in one genomic region:
- a CDS encoding NUDIX hydrolase, producing the protein MTAPDEWDLLEERTEYETGWYDGGYDLLEQPDGTEKRYYWADLPPAVVVVARIDGSVLSDTDGGVGDGTGASDDRILFVEQYRPTIRETHLELPAGIVEDGESYTQAATRELEEETGFRPSSTALLQEYAVATGVLRHDRAIVYAEGLEPGDRELDSNEFLEVTTVPVGEALERAREQPTNDATLSGLLLAKEDGLL; encoded by the coding sequence ATGACTGCACCCGACGAGTGGGACTTACTCGAGGAGCGAACCGAGTACGAGACGGGCTGGTACGACGGCGGCTACGACCTGCTCGAACAGCCCGACGGGACGGAGAAGCGATACTACTGGGCGGACCTGCCGCCCGCGGTCGTCGTGGTCGCGCGGATCGACGGGAGCGTCCTCTCGGATACGGACGGCGGTGTCGGTGACGGTACTGGTGCCAGCGACGATCGAATCCTGTTCGTCGAACAGTACCGACCCACTATTCGTGAGACCCACCTCGAACTGCCCGCAGGGATCGTCGAGGACGGCGAGTCCTACACGCAGGCGGCGACGCGCGAACTCGAGGAGGAGACCGGGTTCCGACCGTCGAGTACGGCCCTGCTACAGGAGTACGCGGTCGCGACCGGCGTCCTCCGTCACGACCGCGCGATCGTCTACGCCGAGGGGCTCGAGCCGGGCGACCGGGAACTCGACAGCAACGAGTTCCTCGAGGTAACGACGGTGCCGGTGGGCGAGGCGCTCGAGCGCGCTCGCGAGCAGCCGACGAACGACGCGACGCTGTCGGGGCTGTTATTGGCGAAGGAGGACGGCCTGCTCTGA